In the Flagellimonas sp. MMG031 genome, one interval contains:
- a CDS encoding YHS domain-containing (seleno)protein, protein MRLIFNTLFLLIGTFGFTQAVDYNTKGGYSVEGYDVVSYFQGQPVEGKREFTTTYDGTKFKFASKAHLETFQGDPKAYLPQYGGYCAYAVAINGKKVSVDPLTYEIREDKLYLFYNKGKNNTLEFWRNESPNELVSKADKNWERIKN, encoded by the coding sequence ATGCGCTTAATTTTTAATACACTTTTTCTGTTAATCGGCACTTTTGGATTTACCCAAGCTGTGGATTACAACACCAAAGGGGGCTATTCCGTCGAAGGTTACGATGTCGTTTCCTATTTTCAAGGGCAACCGGTGGAAGGAAAAAGGGAGTTTACCACAACCTATGACGGAACCAAATTCAAATTTGCCAGCAAAGCGCATTTGGAAACCTTTCAGGGCGACCCAAAGGCCTATTTGCCACAATATGGAGGCTATTGTGCCTATGCTGTTGCCATTAATGGTAAAAAGGTGAGTGTAGACCCACTTACGTATGAAATCAGGGAAGATAAACTCTATCTATTTTATAATAAAGGCAAAAATAACACCTTGGAATTTTGGCGCAACGAATCTCCGAACGAATTGGTTTCCAAGGCAGATAAAAACTGGGAGCGGATCAAGAATTGA
- a CDS encoding DinB family protein — protein sequence MFKSSLETLEQFKQVLLELPADCYSQSCETLSNASIGQHTRHVIELYLCLIQGYDLSEISYDRRERNLQIEQDLNYALERISYIQGHLVKPNKSIRISYELGGEESNLESNYFREVMYNLEHTIHHQALIKVGIRHFSTQQLPDSFGVAPSTMQYRKECAQ from the coding sequence ATGTTCAAATCATCCTTGGAAACCTTGGAGCAGTTTAAGCAGGTGCTTTTAGAGTTGCCGGCCGACTGTTATTCCCAATCCTGCGAAACCTTGTCCAATGCTTCCATAGGGCAGCATACCCGACATGTAATCGAACTTTACCTCTGTTTGATACAAGGATACGACCTTTCCGAGATTTCATACGACCGCAGGGAGCGTAACCTTCAAATTGAACAGGATTTGAATTATGCCCTGGAACGCATTTCCTACATTCAAGGGCATTTAGTAAAACCGAACAAGTCAATTCGGATTAGCTATGAACTGGGTGGTGAAGAAAGTAATCTGGAGTCCAATTATTTTAGGGAGGTGATGTACAATTTGGAGCACACCATACATCACCAAGCCTTGATCAAGGTTGGGATTCGGCATTTTTCCACCCAACAGCTGCCGGACTCCTTTGGAGTAGCACCATCTACCATGCAATACAGAAAGGAATGTGCACAGTAA
- a CDS encoding NRDE family protein encodes MCTVSFISQGENYWITSNRDEHVSRPSAHKPNEERIGKVKVLFPKDPKAGGTWFALKEDGAVAVLLNGAFVNHASNGKYAKSRGLVLLDIIASEEPFVFLQEMDLYRIEPFTLVLFHKKLLEFRWDGHQKYFKPLDPQENHIWSSATLYHDDVIAHRKQLFEKFMANTNAVSYEKILDFHSNNHSDFENGFIIDRETGLKTFSVTQVVLNSDGTTMRHLDLRNDRSFQVPFTSNQLTL; translated from the coding sequence ATGTGCACAGTAAGCTTTATTTCGCAAGGTGAAAATTATTGGATTACCTCCAACAGGGACGAGCATGTGTCACGACCCTCTGCCCATAAGCCAAACGAAGAGCGGATAGGTAAGGTTAAAGTACTTTTTCCCAAAGACCCCAAGGCGGGAGGTACCTGGTTCGCACTGAAAGAAGATGGCGCCGTAGCCGTGCTGCTCAACGGGGCCTTCGTAAATCACGCATCAAACGGAAAGTATGCCAAGAGTAGGGGATTGGTGCTGTTGGATATCATAGCATCAGAAGAGCCCTTTGTGTTCTTGCAAGAGATGGATCTATATCGAATCGAGCCCTTTACCTTGGTGCTTTTTCATAAGAAACTATTGGAGTTCAGGTGGGATGGTCACCAGAAATATTTTAAGCCCTTGGATCCCCAAGAGAATCATATATGGTCATCCGCCACTTTATATCATGATGATGTCATTGCACACCGAAAACAGTTGTTTGAAAAGTTCATGGCGAATACGAATGCTGTTTCGTATGAAAAGATATTGGATTTCCATTCCAATAACCATAGTGATTTTGAAAATGGGTTTATCATTGATAGGGAAACCGGATTAAAAACCTTTAGTGTCACCCAAGTGGTTTTGAATAGTGACGGAACCACAATGAGACATTTGGATTTACGGAACGATAGGTCTTTTCAAGTGCCTTTTACATCCAACCAACTTACGCTCTAA
- a CDS encoding D-alanine--D-alanine ligase: protein MDFLKLTWHRITHWEYWPFWLIYYPMFPVWLYYSFKARSIFFFNAANPGMKNGGMAMISKMDIYQMIPSQFIPKTLFVDKNAAADATLERIRDQGIDFPFIAKPDIGMKAFGVEKIHDKDEFAQYVEWSPSHFLVQELIPYQKEVGVFYVRRPGEPSGTVTGVVAKEFLSITGDGHSSMLELIKKNPRSHLQLKVLQKKYGNQLEEVLKDGETFVLVPYGSHTRGAKFVDISHRINKDLEETINAICSQMNGFYYGRLDVLCNSFEDLCQGRNFSIIEVNGAGGEATHIYDPKHSLWWAWREVARHWGMLCEISILNNQKGHAYLSFRDGRSMLKQNGALQSRLKFH from the coding sequence ATGGATTTTTTGAAACTGACATGGCATCGTATCACTCATTGGGAATATTGGCCCTTTTGGTTGATCTACTACCCCATGTTTCCTGTGTGGCTTTACTATTCCTTCAAAGCGAGGTCGATATTCTTTTTTAACGCCGCCAATCCTGGTATGAAGAATGGTGGCATGGCGATGATTTCCAAAATGGACATCTATCAAATGATTCCTTCACAGTTCATCCCCAAGACCTTGTTCGTGGATAAAAATGCCGCTGCTGACGCGACCTTGGAACGCATACGGGACCAAGGCATTGATTTCCCATTTATTGCCAAGCCGGATATTGGGATGAAGGCTTTTGGTGTAGAGAAGATTCATGATAAAGATGAATTTGCGCAGTATGTGGAATGGAGCCCTTCCCATTTTTTGGTGCAGGAACTGATTCCGTATCAAAAAGAAGTGGGCGTTTTTTATGTGCGCAGGCCCGGGGAACCATCAGGTACCGTCACCGGAGTGGTGGCCAAGGAGTTTCTTTCCATCACTGGCGATGGCCATAGCAGTATGTTGGAACTCATTAAGAAGAACCCGCGCAGTCATCTACAATTAAAAGTATTGCAAAAGAAATACGGTAACCAGTTGGAAGAAGTGCTGAAAGACGGGGAAACATTTGTTTTAGTCCCCTACGGAAGCCATACCCGTGGGGCCAAGTTTGTGGATATCAGCCATCGCATCAATAAAGATTTGGAGGAAACCATCAATGCCATCTGCTCTCAAATGAACGGGTTTTACTATGGACGGTTGGATGTGCTGTGCAACTCCTTTGAAGATTTGTGTCAAGGTCGCAACTTTAGCATTATCGAAGTGAACGGGGCAGGAGGGGAAGCGACACATATTTACGATCCCAAGCATTCCTTATGGTGGGCGTGGAGAGAAGTGGCGCGCCATTGGGGCATGTTATGTGAAATCAGCATTCTCAACAACCAAAAAGGACATGCTTATCTGAGTTTTCGTGATGGCAGGTCTATGCTGAAGCAAAACGGAGCCTTGCAGTCCCGTTTAAAATTCCATTGA
- a CDS encoding YpdA family putative bacillithiol disulfide reductase: MQEFDVVIIGGGPIGIACGLEAKKQGISYIIIEKGTIVNSLFNYPVNMQFFSSSEKLEIDNIPFISKEAKPKRNEALEYYRRIVTSNQLNIHLFEKVLDTEKQDDSFLVKTNKGEYAAKNVVLATGFYDLPNTIDVPGEDLPKVSHYYNDPHFYASQKLAVIGASNSAIDAALECWRKGAEVTLIIRGPEVGPRVKYWVRPDIINRIEEGSIKAYYNSTVKEIKSNEIIIETPDGEVVLENDFVLALTGYRPNFAFLEKLGIALSDDAKRLPNYHPETMETNVEGLFLAGVICGGMETHKWFIENSRIHAPIIMNAIKHKLELAEQKA; this comes from the coding sequence ATGCAGGAGTTTGATGTTGTCATTATTGGAGGTGGTCCCATTGGGATTGCCTGTGGATTGGAAGCGAAAAAACAAGGGATTTCCTATATCATCATAGAAAAAGGAACCATAGTGAATTCGTTGTTCAATTATCCGGTGAACATGCAGTTTTTCTCTTCCTCGGAGAAGTTGGAAATCGACAATATACCCTTTATCAGTAAGGAGGCCAAACCCAAACGCAATGAAGCTTTGGAATACTACCGTAGGATCGTGACGTCCAACCAACTCAACATTCACCTATTTGAAAAAGTTTTGGATACCGAAAAACAGGATGATTCCTTTTTGGTAAAGACCAACAAAGGGGAATATGCTGCTAAAAATGTAGTGCTGGCCACCGGATTCTACGATTTGCCCAACACCATCGATGTTCCTGGCGAGGATTTACCCAAAGTATCACATTATTATAACGACCCCCACTTTTATGCCAGTCAAAAACTGGCTGTTATTGGGGCCAGTAACTCTGCCATCGATGCCGCTTTGGAATGTTGGCGCAAAGGTGCCGAAGTCACCTTGATCATTCGTGGCCCAGAGGTGGGCCCAAGGGTAAAATATTGGGTGCGCCCCGACATCATCAACCGTATTGAGGAAGGCAGTATCAAGGCCTATTACAATTCGACGGTCAAGGAAATCAAGTCCAACGAAATTATCATCGAAACCCCAGACGGTGAAGTTGTTTTGGAGAACGATTTTGTACTGGCACTTACGGGGTATCGTCCCAATTTTGCCTTTTTGGAAAAACTGGGCATTGCATTATCCGACGACGCGAAACGATTGCCCAACTATCACCCGGAAACCATGGAAACCAATGTAGAAGGCCTATTTTTGGCAGGCGTTATCTGTGGCGGAATGGAAACCCATAAATGGTTTATCGAGAACTCCCGTATCCACGCACCCATCATCATGAATGCGATCAAGCATAAATTGGAATTGGCGGAACAGAAGGCCTAA
- the rpe gene encoding ribulose-phosphate 3-epimerase, protein MNKSMIAPSLLASDFANLQQEIEMVNQSDADWFHLDIMDGVFVPNISFGMPVIEAIAKHAKKPLDTHLMIIDPDRYIKTFGDLGVDHLTVHYEACPHLHRTLQAIKAEGMKAGVAINPHTSVNLLEDTIQDIDIVLVMSVNPGFGGQSFIKNTYQKVADLKELINRKNAKTLIEIDGGVNAGNAKKLVDHGADVLVAGSFVFKSEDPMATIKELKEKIA, encoded by the coding sequence ATGAACAAATCAATGATTGCCCCTTCGCTACTGGCATCCGACTTTGCCAATCTTCAACAGGAAATAGAAATGGTGAATCAAAGTGATGCCGATTGGTTCCATTTGGATATCATGGACGGGGTTTTTGTCCCCAATATTTCCTTTGGAATGCCCGTAATAGAAGCCATTGCCAAGCATGCCAAAAAACCGTTGGACACCCATTTAATGATTATTGACCCAGATAGGTACATCAAAACTTTTGGTGATTTGGGGGTAGACCACCTTACCGTCCACTACGAAGCATGTCCACATTTGCATAGAACATTGCAAGCCATTAAGGCCGAGGGGATGAAAGCTGGTGTGGCCATTAACCCGCACACTTCGGTGAATTTGTTGGAAGATACCATTCAGGATATTGATATTGTTCTTGTGATGAGCGTAAACCCTGGATTTGGCGGACAATCCTTTATCAAGAACACCTATCAAAAAGTAGCCGACCTGAAAGAACTCATCAACCGCAAGAATGCGAAAACCTTGATTGAGATCGATGGAGGTGTAAATGCAGGAAATGCCAAAAAGCTGGTGGACCATGGAGCAGACGTGCTGGTAGCGGGCAGTTTTGTGTTCAAAAGTGAAGACCCAATGGCTACCATTAAAGAATTAAAGGAAAAAATTGCCTAA
- a CDS encoding sigma-70 family RNA polymerase sigma factor encodes MRQLKITKQVTNRETASLDKYLQEIGKVDLITADEEVELAQRIKAGDQVALEKLTKANLRFVVSVAKQYQNQGLTLPDLINEGNLGLIKAAQRFDETRGFKFISYAVWWIRQSILQALAEQSRIVRLPLNKIGSINKINKTFAFLEQAHERPPSAEEIAKELDMTVEDVKQSLKNSGRHVSMDAPLIDGEDSNLYDVLRSGESPNPDKELLHDSLRTEIERALETLTPREADVIRLYFGLAGQHSMTLEEIGETFDLTRERVRQIKEKAIRRLKHTSRSKILKTYLG; translated from the coding sequence ATGAGACAGTTAAAGATTACAAAACAGGTTACCAATAGGGAAACCGCGTCGTTGGACAAGTATTTGCAGGAGATTGGAAAGGTGGATTTGATTACCGCCGATGAGGAAGTGGAATTGGCACAGCGCATTAAAGCGGGAGACCAGGTTGCCCTGGAAAAATTGACCAAAGCCAACCTTAGGTTCGTGGTTTCTGTAGCAAAACAATACCAAAATCAAGGGTTGACACTTCCGGATTTGATCAATGAAGGAAACTTGGGCCTTATTAAAGCAGCCCAGCGTTTTGATGAAACCCGTGGATTTAAATTTATTTCTTACGCTGTTTGGTGGATTCGTCAATCCATTCTTCAGGCTTTGGCAGAGCAGTCCCGTATTGTTCGTTTGCCGTTGAACAAAATCGGTTCCATCAACAAGATCAACAAAACCTTTGCTTTCTTGGAGCAAGCGCACGAGCGTCCACCTTCCGCAGAGGAAATTGCCAAAGAATTGGACATGACCGTGGAAGATGTGAAGCAATCCTTGAAAAACTCAGGGCGCCACGTATCGATGGATGCACCTTTGATCGATGGTGAGGATTCCAACCTGTACGATGTATTGCGCAGTGGGGAATCCCCTAACCCGGACAAGGAACTTTTGCACGATTCGCTACGTACAGAAATCGAGCGTGCATTGGAAACCTTGACCCCTCGTGAAGCCGATGTTATCCGACTTTACTTTGGTTTGGCCGGGCAGCACTCCATGACCTTGGAAGAAATTGGGGAAACTTTTGACCTGACCAGGGAGCGTGTTCGCCAGATCAAGGAAAAAGCTATCCGAAGATTGAAACACACCTCCAGAAGTAAGATTTTAAAGACTTATTTAGGATAA